One window of the Capnocytophaga haemolytica genome contains the following:
- a CDS encoding aminotransferase class V-fold PLP-dependent enzyme, protein MINIQDIREDFPILQRRVHDRPLIYFDNAATSQTPTEVIDSIVHYYTHLNANIHRGVHALSQEATEAYEQARHKLQLHFNAKHAREIVFTAGTTHGINLVASGYGQLLKAGDEIVISASEHHSNIVPWQLAAAHSGAVLRVIPMDAHGVLDMQAYTAMLNERTRVVSVQHVSNAMGNIHPIARITELAHQVGAVVVIDGAQSAPHIQVDVQALDVDFYAVSAHKMYGPTGIGALYGKEELLNTLPPYQGGGEMIKEVHFQASTYADLPYKFEAGTPNICGAIAFGTAIDYMHFIGLEAMAAHEHALLQHALEGLQSIEGIELYGNPNLNERTAVISFNLKGIHPYDVGTLLDQMGIAVRTGHHCAQPVMDCYHIPGTIRASFAVYNTFEEIDLLIEGVKKAKRMLA, encoded by the coding sequence ATGATTAACATCCAAGATATACGCGAAGATTTCCCTATTTTGCAGCGCAGGGTGCACGATCGCCCACTGATATACTTTGATAATGCTGCCACTTCACAGACGCCTACTGAGGTGATTGACAGTATCGTGCATTATTACACCCACCTGAATGCGAATATCCATCGCGGGGTGCACGCCCTCAGTCAGGAGGCAACAGAGGCTTATGAGCAGGCACGGCATAAGTTGCAACTGCATTTCAATGCAAAGCACGCTCGCGAAATTGTCTTTACTGCAGGCACTACCCACGGCATTAACCTTGTAGCCAGCGGCTATGGACAACTGCTCAAGGCAGGTGATGAAATCGTTATCTCGGCATCGGAGCACCACAGCAACATCGTGCCTTGGCAATTGGCGGCAGCGCACAGTGGGGCAGTGTTGCGGGTGATCCCTATGGACGCCCACGGAGTGCTTGATATGCAGGCATATACAGCGATGCTCAATGAGCGTACGCGCGTGGTGAGTGTGCAGCACGTATCGAATGCGATGGGCAATATTCACCCTATCGCCCGCATTACCGAGCTGGCACATCAGGTAGGTGCCGTGGTAGTGATCGACGGAGCGCAATCGGCACCCCATATTCAGGTGGATGTACAGGCACTTGATGTTGATTTTTACGCCGTTTCAGCACATAAGATGTATGGACCTACGGGCATTGGGGCACTCTATGGTAAGGAAGAACTACTCAACACGCTGCCGCCGTATCAGGGGGGAGGGGAGATGATTAAGGAAGTGCATTTTCAGGCGTCCACTTATGCCGATTTGCCTTATAAGTTTGAGGCAGGGACACCCAATATCTGTGGAGCAATCGCTTTCGGCACAGCCATTGACTATATGCATTTCATTGGTTTAGAGGCGATGGCAGCCCACGAGCACGCCCTTTTGCAGCACGCCCTCGAAGGGCTTCAAAGCATTGAGGGGATAGAGCTCTACGGCAATCCCAACCTCAATGAGCGCACAGCGGTGATTTCCTTTAACCTGAAAGGTATTCACCCTTACGATGTGGGCACCCTCTTAGACCAGATGGGCATTGCGGTGCGCACGGGGCATCATTGCGCTCAACCCGTGATGGATTGCTACCATATACCTGGCACTATCCGCGCGAGCTTTGCCGTCTACAATACTTTTGAGGAAATCGACCTTTTGATTGAGGGGGTAAAGAAAGCAAAGAGGATGTTGGCTTAG
- a CDS encoding M15 family metallopeptidase gives MQKILTIYAMILGLIVQAQQSDFVRLKDLSEDFVLDMRYATANNFLKQQVYDCGECYLRKATAKALVKAQEEFKQHGYRIKLFDCYRPLSVQKKMWKILPGTDYVANPAKGSKHNRGAAVDLTLVDKNGKELNMGTGFDYFGKKAHHTYTDLPKEVLANRRLLKEILAKHNFKSIYSEWWHYEYRPEMQSKVEDFQWECTEKP, from the coding sequence ATGCAAAAAATATTGACAATATATGCGATGATTCTCGGGCTAATAGTGCAGGCGCAGCAGAGCGATTTCGTACGCCTTAAAGACCTCAGTGAGGATTTTGTGCTCGATATGCGCTATGCTACGGCGAATAACTTCTTAAAGCAGCAAGTGTACGATTGCGGCGAGTGTTACCTACGGAAAGCCACGGCTAAGGCACTTGTAAAAGCGCAAGAGGAGTTTAAGCAGCACGGCTATCGCATCAAGCTTTTCGACTGCTACCGACCGCTATCGGTGCAGAAAAAGATGTGGAAGATACTCCCAGGCACGGACTACGTGGCAAATCCAGCCAAAGGCTCTAAGCACAACCGAGGGGCAGCAGTAGACCTCACCTTAGTGGATAAGAACGGCAAGGAACTGAATATGGGCACAGGCTTTGACTATTTCGGGAAGAAAGCTCACCACACCTACACCGATTTGCCCAAGGAGGTACTCGCCAACCGCAGGCTCTTGAAGGAGATTTTGGCGAAGCACAACTTCAAGTCGATTTACTCCGAATGGTGGCACTATGAATATCGCCCTGAGATGCAGAGCAAAGTAGAAGATTTTCAATGGGAATGTACTGAGAAACCATAA
- a CDS encoding GatB/YqeY domain-containing protein yields the protein MSLQTKVMDALKEAMKAKDTVAMESLRAIKSAILLARTESGATEELSEAEEAKLLQKLVKQRKDSAELYASQGRNDLAEPELKQLAIIEQFLPKQLSEAEVAAQVSAIISEVGATSMKDMGKVMGVATKQLAGKTDSKLISEVVKKLLS from the coding sequence ATGAGTTTACAAACCAAAGTAATGGACGCTCTCAAAGAGGCAATGAAGGCTAAGGATACCGTAGCTATGGAGTCGCTGAGAGCTATCAAGTCAGCTATATTATTAGCGCGTACAGAGTCAGGAGCTACTGAGGAACTCTCAGAGGCTGAAGAGGCTAAGCTATTGCAAAAGCTCGTAAAGCAACGCAAGGACAGTGCTGAGCTCTACGCTTCGCAAGGGCGTAACGACTTGGCAGAGCCTGAGCTCAAGCAGCTTGCCATCATTGAGCAATTCCTACCCAAACAGCTTTCAGAAGCCGAAGTAGCCGCTCAGGTATCGGCTATCATCAGTGAGGTAGGTGCTACAAGTATGAAGGATATGGGTAAAGTAATGGGTGTTGCCACAAAGCAGTTAGCTGGCAAAACCGATAGCAAGCTCATCTCAGAAGTAGTAAAGAAATTACTATCATAA
- the gldD gene encoding gliding motility lipoprotein GldD, which yields MKKIIYTTLILTAGLMIGCGTESTPKPKGVLRLEYPKATYAKVTELPYCPFTFEANTLSELKHKSHSCDINIEYPKMRATIYLTYKEVHNDIKKLLSDAQKFTYDHTIKADNIISNRFENDTTKVYGMFYQVSGNAASQAQFYATDSTSHFISGSIYFKVVPNYDSIQPASAYLEKDVRKIMESLRWK from the coding sequence ATGAAAAAGATAATCTACACTACGTTAATCCTTACAGCAGGGCTGATGATAGGCTGTGGCACTGAAAGCACCCCAAAACCCAAAGGCGTCCTCCGTTTAGAGTACCCCAAGGCTACCTATGCCAAAGTAACTGAGCTACCCTACTGCCCTTTTACCTTCGAGGCAAACACCCTCTCTGAACTCAAACACAAAAGCCATTCTTGTGACATCAACATTGAGTATCCCAAGATGCGTGCTACCATCTATCTTACTTATAAAGAGGTGCATAATGATATTAAAAAGCTCCTAAGCGACGCCCAGAAGTTCACTTACGACCATACCATCAAGGCAGATAACATCATCTCAAATCGTTTTGAGAACGACACTACTAAGGTCTACGGGATGTTCTATCAAGTATCGGGCAATGCTGCTTCGCAAGCGCAGTTCTACGCTACGGATAGCACTTCGCATTTCATCTCAGGCTCTATCTATTTTAAAGTAGTGCCTAACTACGACTCCATACAGCCCGCCAGTGCCTACTTAGAGAAGGATGTGCGCAAAATAATGGAGAGCCTTCGTTGGAAGTAA
- a CDS encoding ComF family protein gives MLFSDIISVLVPSYCAACGKVLNKTERFLCHACKAKLIETNFHLKKENMITERFFGQCDLCCATSLLFFEKESVAQYLLHSLKYRGEKRIGKWLGAWLGEKIAAIEAFQQVEVVIPVPLHKKKLKLRGYNQVALFGKELSRYLQATYMDDVLVKVRANTSQTTKGRAQRLKDSQDTFTLQNAHKIEGKKVLLVDDIITTGATIESCYRELIKAKGVSVGVASMAYTLQL, from the coding sequence ATGCTTTTCTCGGATATAATTTCAGTTTTGGTGCCCTCCTATTGTGCTGCTTGTGGCAAGGTTCTCAATAAAACAGAGCGCTTTTTGTGCCACGCGTGCAAAGCAAAACTCATTGAAACGAACTTCCATCTGAAAAAGGAGAATATGATCACTGAGAGGTTCTTCGGTCAGTGTGATTTATGCTGTGCAACCTCTTTATTATTTTTTGAGAAAGAAAGTGTGGCACAATATTTGCTACATAGTTTAAAGTACAGAGGAGAGAAACGGATAGGCAAATGGTTAGGCGCTTGGCTTGGTGAGAAAATAGCTGCTATTGAGGCCTTCCAGCAGGTAGAAGTGGTAATCCCAGTGCCTTTGCACAAAAAGAAACTCAAGCTAAGAGGTTATAACCAAGTAGCGCTTTTCGGTAAGGAACTGTCCCGCTACTTACAAGCCACTTATATGGATGATGTATTGGTGAAAGTAAGAGCCAATACGAGCCAAACTACCAAAGGACGCGCACAACGACTGAAGGATAGCCAGGATACTTTCACCTTGCAGAACGCTCACAAGATAGAGGGCAAAAAGGTGCTCTTAGTAGATGATATCATCACCACAGGGGCGACTATTGAGAGTTGTTATCGCGAGCTTATCAAAGCCAAAGGCGTCAGTGTAGGTGTTGCCTCAATGGCTTACACCCTCCAACTGTAA
- a CDS encoding glycine--tRNA ligase: protein MANTEDFFKKVISHAKEYGYIFPSSEIYDGLGAVYDYGQNGVELKKNIREYWWKAMVQLNENIVGIDAAIFMHPTTWKASGHVDAFNDPLIDNKDSKKRYRADVLVEDYVAKLDDKIEKEVAKAAKRFGNAFDKAQFMATNARVIELKERGEAILHRLGKSLEKNDLADVKALIEELEIADPETGSRNWTDVKQFNLMFGTKIGATAEASVDLYLRPETAQGIFVNFANVQKTGRMKIPFGIAQTGKAFRNEIVARQFIFRMREFEQMEMQFFIKPGTQKEWYEHWKVKRLKWHLSLGMGEDNYRFHDHEKLAHYADAACDIEFRFPFGFKELEGIHSRTDFDLGNHEKYSGKKLQYFDPEENRSYVPYVLETSIGLDRMFLAVFSNALQEEALEGGDTRTVLRLPFVLAPTKVAVLPLLKKDGLPEIAEEIVADLKFDFNVAYDEKDAVGRRYRRQDAAGTPFCVTVDHQTKEDNTVTLRHRDTMEQVRIPISELRAAVAKAVDVRNWLTKL from the coding sequence ATGGCAAATACAGAAGATTTTTTTAAGAAGGTTATTTCACACGCAAAGGAATACGGGTACATCTTCCCGTCGAGTGAGATTTATGACGGCTTAGGGGCTGTTTACGATTACGGTCAGAATGGGGTGGAACTCAAGAAGAACATCCGCGAATATTGGTGGAAGGCGATGGTGCAGCTCAACGAGAACATCGTGGGTATTGATGCCGCTATCTTTATGCACCCCACCACTTGGAAGGCGTCAGGGCACGTAGATGCTTTTAACGACCCGCTGATTGACAACAAAGATAGCAAGAAACGCTATCGCGCAGATGTACTCGTGGAGGACTATGTAGCCAAGCTCGACGATAAGATAGAAAAGGAAGTAGCTAAGGCTGCCAAACGGTTCGGTAACGCTTTCGACAAGGCGCAGTTTATGGCAACAAACGCCCGTGTGATAGAACTCAAAGAGCGTGGCGAGGCAATACTGCATCGCTTGGGCAAATCCTTAGAAAAGAATGACTTGGCAGATGTGAAAGCCCTCATTGAAGAGCTTGAAATAGCTGACCCTGAGACGGGTTCGCGCAATTGGACAGACGTAAAGCAGTTCAACCTGATGTTTGGCACTAAGATCGGGGCTACTGCTGAGGCAAGTGTAGACCTCTACCTACGCCCAGAGACCGCACAAGGTATATTCGTAAACTTCGCCAATGTGCAGAAGACAGGTCGTATGAAGATTCCTTTTGGGATTGCCCAGACAGGGAAAGCCTTCCGCAATGAGATTGTAGCACGCCAATTTATCTTCCGTATGCGTGAGTTTGAGCAGATGGAGATGCAGTTCTTCATCAAGCCAGGCACCCAGAAAGAGTGGTATGAGCATTGGAAAGTAAAACGCCTCAAATGGCACTTATCGCTTGGGATGGGCGAAGATAACTACCGTTTTCACGACCACGAGAAGCTTGCCCACTATGCCGATGCGGCTTGCGACATTGAATTCCGCTTTCCGTTTGGCTTTAAAGAGCTTGAGGGGATTCACTCACGTACTGACTTCGACCTTGGCAATCACGAGAAATACTCAGGTAAGAAGCTCCAATACTTTGACCCCGAAGAAAATCGCAGCTATGTGCCTTACGTGCTTGAAACCTCTATTGGGCTCGACCGTATGTTTCTTGCAGTCTTTTCTAATGCTTTACAAGAAGAGGCTTTGGAAGGTGGCGACACACGCACCGTGTTGCGATTGCCTTTTGTGCTTGCCCCTACGAAAGTGGCAGTATTACCTCTGCTGAAGAAGGACGGACTGCCAGAGATTGCTGAGGAGATCGTCGCTGACCTGAAGTTCGACTTCAACGTCGCTTATGACGAGAAGGATGCCGTGGGCAGGCGCTATCGCCGTCAAGATGCTGCAGGGACGCCTTTCTGCGTAACGGTAGACCACCAGACTAAGGAGGACAACACCGTAACCCTACGCCACCGCGACACGATGGAGCAAGTGCGTATACCGATCAGTGAACTGCGTGCAGCAGTAGCTAAGGCGGTAGACGTGAGGAATTGGCTCACTAAGTTATAG
- a CDS encoding PAS domain-containing protein: MSNYTELKIVRPTPIDEEVLWDKTQVLMSRTNAFGHIMETNEVFQLVSGYSAEELYDQPHSIIRHPDMPKVVFKILWDNLKVQRNFHAIIKNLAKSGRYYWVITDFDIIRDEKDEIVAFVSYRKAIDNHIVEEHIAPLYERLLKIEQANGLEVSERYFNGYLEDRGLTYYDYVQQLLQGKDIREL, translated from the coding sequence ATGAGCAATTATACAGAATTGAAGATCGTGCGCCCTACGCCTATTGATGAAGAGGTGCTGTGGGATAAGACACAGGTGCTGATGAGCCGTACCAATGCCTTTGGCCATATTATGGAGACAAATGAGGTTTTTCAGCTTGTGTCGGGCTATAGTGCAGAGGAGCTGTACGATCAGCCGCACAGTATCATTCGGCACCCTGATATGCCCAAAGTGGTGTTCAAGATCTTGTGGGACAATCTCAAGGTGCAGCGTAACTTCCACGCAATTATCAAGAACTTAGCGAAGAGTGGGCGTTACTATTGGGTGATTACCGACTTTGACATCATCCGCGATGAGAAGGACGAGATTGTGGCGTTCGTTTCCTACCGCAAAGCGATTGACAACCATATTGTTGAGGAGCATATCGCCCCGCTCTACGAAAGGCTTTTGAAGATAGAACAAGCCAATGGCTTAGAGGTGAGTGAACGCTACTTCAACGGTTATTTGGAAGACCGAGGGCTGACGTATTACGATTACGTACAGCAACTCCTCCAAGGAAAAGACATTAGAGAGTTGTAA
- the ribH gene encoding 6,7-dimethyl-8-ribityllumazine synthase: protein MATENKNLSQYDKKTIPNAKPFRFGIITSQWNERVTHGMQQGAIDTLLNCGAVKENLVCWEVPGTFELVNASKRMLTREVIDAIIVIGCVIQGETRHFDFVCQGVTQGIAYLNATQSVPIIFCVLTDNNLQQSLERSGGKHGNKGVEAAITAIKMVTL, encoded by the coding sequence ATGGCAACAGAGAACAAAAACTTATCCCAATACGATAAAAAGACAATCCCAAACGCGAAGCCTTTTCGCTTTGGGATTATTACTTCACAGTGGAATGAGCGTGTAACCCACGGAATGCAGCAAGGAGCTATTGACACCCTATTGAATTGTGGTGCCGTAAAGGAAAATCTTGTTTGTTGGGAAGTGCCAGGCACCTTTGAGTTGGTGAACGCCAGCAAAAGAATGCTCACCCGTGAGGTAATCGATGCTATCATCGTCATAGGTTGTGTCATTCAAGGCGAGACCCGCCATTTTGACTTTGTATGTCAAGGTGTCACCCAAGGTATTGCCTATTTGAATGCCACCCAGTCGGTGCCTATTATCTTCTGTGTACTGACCGACAACAATCTCCAACAATCCTTAGAACGCAGCGGTGGGAAGCACGGTAACAAGGGTGTCGAGGCTGCAATTACTGCCATAAAGATGGTCACTTTATAA
- a CDS encoding tetratricopeptide repeat protein — translation MAVYKKRNERPNRNRKTDNLDEAQVEHLHKESRTAEVFDALDAGANKTEDFVHRHQRTIIGVLIGLAVIGLGYLLYQQFIKAPKEKDAMSQYFFAQLAFDAAVQDTLPKVQDSLFDVSLKGGKGKYGFLEIIDKYSGTKAANLSHYSAGMAYMRKGNFDKAIEHLKKYDATDNVLGALALGNIGDAYSELKNYSEALNYYKKAFDYKTNDFTTPLYLKKAGVMASLLGKNADALQYFERIKDEYPNSGAAQNIEVWIGKVSQ, via the coding sequence ATGGCAGTTTATAAAAAAAGAAACGAGAGACCGAACAGAAATAGAAAAACTGACAACTTAGATGAGGCTCAAGTAGAGCACCTACACAAAGAAAGTAGAACCGCTGAGGTATTCGATGCCCTCGACGCAGGTGCTAACAAAACCGAAGATTTCGTACACCGCCACCAGCGCACTATTATCGGCGTACTGATTGGCTTGGCTGTGATCGGTTTGGGTTATCTGCTTTACCAACAGTTCATCAAAGCCCCTAAAGAAAAGGATGCAATGAGCCAATACTTCTTTGCACAGCTCGCTTTCGACGCTGCCGTGCAAGATACCCTTCCCAAAGTGCAGGATTCCCTCTTTGACGTTTCTCTCAAAGGCGGTAAAGGCAAATACGGCTTCTTAGAGATCATTGATAAGTATAGCGGTACTAAAGCAGCCAACCTCTCCCACTACTCTGCTGGGATGGCTTATATGCGCAAAGGCAACTTCGACAAAGCCATTGAGCACCTCAAAAAGTACGACGCTACGGATAATGTCTTAGGCGCTTTAGCCTTAGGTAATATCGGCGATGCTTACTCCGAACTGAAAAACTACAGTGAGGCACTTAACTATTATAAGAAAGCCTTTGACTACAAAACTAACGACTTTACAACACCTCTATACCTAAAGAAAGCAGGTGTGATGGCTTCCCTTTTAGGAAAAAACGCCGATGCTCTCCAATACTTCGAGCGCATTAAGGATGAGTACCCTAATTCAGGTGCTGCACAGAATATTGAGGTTTGGATCGGGAAAGTAAGTCAGTAA
- a CDS encoding MFS transporter → MNTKKRNPITWVPTVYFAMGLPFIFLSFVSSLLYRDMGISKEETTFWTSLLILPWSLKPLLSIVMEVFGTKRIYVILTEIITATFFGLIVFSLPLPNSFTISLALMGVIALSGSTHDIAGDGVYMEQLDNATQSLYSGWQGAFYNLAKVLTNGGLVFLVGYLKCPTGDCAKAVIPQEQVIGAWQVVLGISALLMLCIGLYHFFVLPKDKQQQKDGSVKEKIVELWQIFVQFFEKKHIWYYLLFIFLYRFAEGLTVKILPFFLTDTREAGGIALSDQHYGLIYGTAGAAAYMIGSILAGYYVSSVGLKKAIRVLALSFNVPFAVYLIFAIFLPTNLTQIAVGIIFEYFGYGFGFVALTLFMMQQIAPGKYQMAHYAFANSLMNLGLMVPGIISGYLSKFLGYQTFFILVMLCTIPALIITWKVPFTYDSTPKKEK, encoded by the coding sequence ATGAATACCAAGAAAAGAAACCCAATTACTTGGGTACCAACCGTCTACTTCGCAATGGGATTGCCCTTTATATTTCTGTCGTTTGTTTCTTCCCTACTCTACAGAGATATGGGGATAAGCAAAGAAGAGACAACCTTTTGGACATCACTGCTCATCTTACCTTGGTCGCTAAAGCCCTTACTGAGCATTGTAATGGAAGTATTTGGCACCAAACGGATATATGTAATCCTTACGGAGATTATAACCGCTACATTCTTTGGCTTGATAGTATTTTCGTTGCCCTTGCCTAACTCTTTTACCATTTCGTTAGCTTTGATGGGAGTAATAGCCCTAAGCGGTTCTACACACGACATTGCAGGTGATGGTGTTTATATGGAACAACTCGACAATGCCACACAAAGCCTCTATTCAGGCTGGCAAGGAGCTTTTTACAACTTAGCCAAAGTGCTAACTAATGGCGGGTTAGTCTTCTTAGTAGGCTACTTGAAGTGCCCCACAGGAGATTGTGCAAAGGCTGTAATACCTCAAGAGCAAGTTATAGGAGCGTGGCAGGTAGTTCTCGGCATAAGTGCGCTGCTGATGCTCTGCATCGGTTTGTACCACTTCTTTGTATTGCCTAAAGACAAACAGCAGCAAAAAGACGGGAGTGTAAAAGAAAAAATAGTAGAATTATGGCAGATATTTGTCCAATTTTTTGAGAAAAAACATATTTGGTATTATCTCTTATTCATTTTTCTATACCGTTTTGCAGAAGGTTTGACCGTAAAGATACTACCTTTTTTCCTTACAGATACCAGAGAGGCAGGCGGTATAGCCCTAAGCGACCAGCATTACGGGCTCATATATGGTACAGCGGGAGCAGCAGCCTATATGATTGGCTCTATATTAGCAGGCTACTATGTCTCATCAGTAGGGCTGAAGAAAGCTATCCGTGTGTTGGCATTATCCTTTAATGTACCCTTTGCTGTATATTTAATTTTTGCCATTTTCTTACCTACAAATCTTACGCAAATAGCCGTAGGAATTATCTTTGAGTACTTTGGGTATGGCTTTGGCTTTGTAGCACTTACCCTATTTATGATGCAGCAGATAGCCCCAGGGAAGTACCAGATGGCACACTACGCCTTTGCCAATAGCTTGATGAACCTCGGGTTAATGGTGCCAGGGATAATCAGCGGCTACCTGAGCAAGTTCCTCGGCTACCAAACCTTCTTCATCTTGGTAATGCTTTGCACCATACCCGCCCTCATTATCACTTGGAAAGTACCTTTCACCTACGATAGCACTCCAAAAAAAGAAAAATAG
- a CDS encoding NAD-dependent epimerase/dehydratase family protein: MKILVTGGAGFVGSNLCEALAKDPRNEVYSLDNYFTGSRDNHVEGVTYIEGSTEYIFELVDFTPDRVFHLGEYSRVEQSFEDIDKVLLFNKVGTSKVLEFCRRRGCRLIYAGSSTKFGEGGIGKDQSPYAWSKSSNTDLIKDYGTWYGLDYAIVYFYNVYGKREIKSGKYATLIALFAERKRQGLPLTVVAPGTQQRNFTHVDDIVEGLLLVGEKGKGDEYGIGSPETYTVMEIAEMFGGEIQLLPERKGNRMWSEVITEKTEALGWKAKRHIKDWIMNNV; encoded by the coding sequence ATGAAGATATTAGTAACAGGAGGGGCGGGCTTTGTAGGCTCTAACCTATGTGAGGCACTCGCCAAAGACCCTCGCAATGAGGTGTATTCCTTAGACAATTACTTTACGGGCAGTCGTGATAACCACGTTGAGGGCGTTACCTACATTGAGGGGAGCACGGAGTATATCTTTGAGCTGGTGGACTTCACCCCCGATAGGGTGTTTCACCTCGGGGAATACTCACGGGTAGAGCAGAGTTTTGAGGACATCGACAAGGTGTTGCTCTTCAATAAGGTAGGCACCTCAAAGGTATTGGAGTTCTGCCGCAGGAGAGGCTGTAGGCTCATTTATGCCGGCAGCAGCACCAAGTTTGGCGAGGGCGGTATTGGTAAAGACCAGAGTCCATATGCGTGGTCGAAGTCGTCGAATACCGACCTCATCAAGGACTACGGCACGTGGTACGGGTTGGACTATGCTATTGTCTACTTCTACAACGTCTATGGCAAGCGAGAGATCAAGAGCGGGAAGTATGCTACCCTCATCGCGCTCTTTGCGGAACGCAAGCGACAGGGGTTGCCACTGACCGTAGTGGCACCGGGCACACAGCAGCGTAATTTCACCCACGTGGACGACATCGTTGAGGGCTTGCTCTTGGTAGGCGAAAAGGGTAAAGGTGATGAATATGGCATCGGTAGCCCCGAGACGTACACCGTGATGGAGATTGCCGAAATGTTTGGTGGGGAGATACAGCTATTGCCTGAACGCAAAGGCAACCGTATGTGGTCAGAGGTCATCACCGAGAAGACAGAGGCTTTGGGCTGGAAAGCAAAGCGGCATATCAAAGATTGGATAATGAACAATGTATAA